The Pyrenophora tritici-repentis strain M4 chromosome 3, whole genome shotgun sequence genome has a window encoding:
- a CDS encoding Cyclin translates to MDAKPQRPLRALRIRDENAQPQLPAGKTLHSRNKSTPALSAMAQVGGVKAAAAKRTVFGDVSNTTRQPVAKDDTQVNGKKKGLEILKDTAVVSVKDVTKSNALLKPAQRPMANIISKANTTIETSEVVSSVPKHITVDASLPAANARKVLSKKSSTAVFQETQSKTVDTVVAPASSRQALPGQTQPSSFPKMDRASAQSQESVTIPEKEDKVESKNGAQDRHEYLDALEEQARTEGFTTTGRSRGDNTTGGVNPVLAPRVTAKTLRELEAARIFVEANRSAEDIEDEQWDTSMVAEYGDEIFEYMHALEEKMKPNATYMDHQAEIQWSMRSVLMDWLVQVHNRFTLLPETLFLAVNYVDRFLSCKVVSLGKLQLVGATALFVAAKYEEINCPSVQEIVYMVDGAYTADEVLKAERFMLSMLQFELGWPGPMSFLRRISKADDYDLETRTLSKYFLEITVMDERFVGCAPSFLSAGAHCLARLMLKKGDWSQAHVHYSGYTLGQLRKLISVILECCENPQKHHAAVYEKYTDKRYKRASVFVETEISKGFSLPFLSRDSTASQTWRRK, encoded by the exons ATGGATGCAAAG CCGCAACGCCCTCTGCGGGCTCTCCGCATACGCGACGAGAACGCGCAACCCCAGTTGCCCGCCGGCAAAACTCTGCACTCGCGCAACAAGTCAACACCAGCACTGTCGGCCATGGCGCAAGTCGGAGGCGTCAAGGCGGCCGCAGCCAAGCGAACCGTCTTCGGTGACGTTAGCAACACTACGCGCCAGCCCGTAGCAAAGGATGACACGCAGGTCAATGGCAAGAAGAAGGGACTTGAGATTTTGAAGGATACCGCTGTAGTCTCTGTCAAGGACGTCACAAAGTCTAACGCGCTTTTGAAACCAGCGCAGCGTCCTATGGCGAACATCATCTCCAAGGCGAACACAACAATCGAGACCAGTGAGGTCGTGTCCTCGGTACCAAAGCACATCACCGTCGACGCTAGCCTGCCCGCAGCCAATGCCCGCAAAGTTCTCTCCAAGAAATCCTCCACCGCCGTGTTCCAAGAGACCCAGTCAAAAACTGTCGATACGGTAGTTGCGCCTGCATCTTCGCGACAGGCCCTCCCTGGCCAGACCCAGCCATCTTCATTTCCCAAAATGGACCGTGCCTCAGCACAGTCCCAAGAGTCCGTGACTATCCCTGAAAAGGAGGACAAGGTCGAGTCGAAGAACGGGGCGCAGGACAGGCACGAGTATCTCGATGCTCTTGAAGAGCAGGCACGC ACAGAAGGCTTCACCACCACCGGTCGGTCACGCGGCGACAACACAACTGGCGGCGTCAACCCCGTCCTTGCGCCGAGGGTCACCGCAAAGACACTACGCGAGCTGGAAGCTGCTAGGATATTTGTCGAGGCAAACCGCTCCGCTGAAGACATTGAGGATGAGCAGTGGGACACATCCATGGTTGCTGAGTATGGCGATGAGATCTTCGAGTATATGCATGCTCTCGAAGAGAAGATGAAGCCCAACGCCACATACATGGACCACCAGGCTGAGATCCAGTGGTCGATGCGATCAGTCCTCATGGATTGGCTCGTTCAGGTACACAACCGCTTCACTCTACTACCTGAGACGCTTTTCCTCGCCGTCAACTACGTTGACCGCTTCCTGTCATGCAAGGTGGTCTCACTTGGCAAGCTGCAACTAGTTGGCGCCACTGCCCTTTTCGTTGCTGCCAAGTATGAAGAGATCAACTGCCCGTCGGTCCAGGAGATTGTCTACATGGTCGACGGTGCGTACACTGCCGACGAGGTCCTCAAGGCAGAGCGTTTCATGCTTAGCATGCTTCAGTTCGAGCTTGGATGGCCCGGTCCAATGAGCTTCCTTCGCCGCATCAGCAAAGCGGACGACTATGACCTGGAGACTCGTACTTTGTCCAAGTACTTCTTGGAGATTACCGTCATGGATGAGCGCTTCGTGGGTTGTGCCCCAAGCTTCCTCTCGGCCGGTGCTCACTGCCTCGCCCGCCTCATGCTGAAGAAGGGTGACTGG TCGCAAGCGCACGTCCATTACTCAGGATACACACTGGGTCAGCTCCGAAAGCTCATCTCGGTCATCCTCGAGTGCTGTGAGAACCCTCAGAAGCACCATGCTGCTGTGTATGAGAAGTACACAGACAAGCGTTACAAGCGTGCTTCCGTCTTTGTCGAGACGGAGATTTCAAAGGGCTTCTCGCTGCCTTTCTTGTCGAGGGACAGCACTGCGAGTCAAACCTGGAGGCGAAAGTGA
- a CDS encoding Kinetochor-Ybp2 domain containing protein produces the protein MASAPDPAQKDQHPLLASRPPVTDPITYLTIIEYNLSEENLPVLHQVLQDAELTSTIGWDLIHLLLPLLPLSEECLQDIAAKGNPRECILKVTEALRILEFEEPRETTDEEDESESTLKVPEVGVGESSTSPAFQATIVPPLAVLKFEVLLNILATLHRRVKTKYPSRFLSTSLQAVLLAYNRANTHIEDLTLSAVKFVKTLSGTKRPHLPSRRSSGILLRTNTNQSEPDPEAQSDTPSSEETELVNRLLQSFLTHILEDYVLSLTSDDDVPGLSWASRLMEKYEPGRIPNKPNYQKYADRFANDEDLTSRVAILGQILALTDDLGLNYEDLLRTVMDSEDEKRGIPGTEDEPPATAADIPLSRTGALLLIAAQNVKQELYASAKQDVSSSISIFPEHATILSNFIGKLGPQTVGMEPEPLLDTVLSFGLIALENNNVGEPKDDESFAQYLQTISLISANSPSPSLRGHAHYLTTTVLRSHPHDLVRLTFIRDTLEHCPYENLKASAVSWLKGETLEANGPRVQSGDDEHEETNIFATPVAISTVAPFLWPDLSKTYADSTNLEDSWMQFRQELGFYVAALNFYYLLLQAKHLHHTLGIKDLDKNHGIQSHYLDVLKQVASRFQKELASGGGSLVVEGKEALEQAKADVALLEKVIDWVEGDMKKM, from the coding sequence ATGGCCAGTGCCCCGGATCCTGCCCAAAAGGATCAACATCCGCTTCTAGCCTCACGCCCACCGGTCACGGATCCCATCACCTATCTTACCATTATCGAGTACAATCTCTCCGAGGAGAACCTTCCAGTCCTACACCAGGTCCTTCAAGATGCCGAACTCACATCTACAATTGGCTGGGACCTGATACATCTGCTGCTTCCATTGCTGCCCTTGTCGGAGGAGTGTCTGCAGGACATTGCTGCCAAGGGCAACCCCAGAGAATGCATTCTCAAGGTGACGGAAGCACTGCGAATACTGGAGTTTGAAGAACCCCGGGAAACTACGGACGAAGAGGACGAAAGCGAAAGTACGCTAAAAGTACCAGAGGTTGGAGTTGGTGAATCAAGCACAAGTCCTGCTTTCCAGGCCACCATCGTCCCACCACTTGCCGTACTGAAGTTCGAAGTACTTCTAAATATACTGGCGACCTTACATCGACGTGTTAAGACCAAATATCCAAGCCGATTCCTCTCTACCAGTCTACAAGCCGTCCTGCTCGCCTACAACAGGGCCAACACGCATATCGAAGACCTCACGTTGTCGGCCGTTAAATTCGTCAAAACGCTGTCCGGCACTAAGAGGCCACATTTGCCATCAAGACGGAGTAGCGGCATACTACTACGAACAAACACTAACCAGTCAGAGCCAGACCCGGAAGCACAGAGCGATACGCCCAGTAGCGAAGAGACGGAATTGGTCAATCGCCTATTACAGTCCTTCCTCACGCATATTCTCGAAGACTATGTACTTTCTTTGACATCAGACGACGATGTGCCAGGTCTATCATGGGCGAGCAGGCTGATGGAGAAGTATGAACCTGGTCGGATACCCAATAAACCAAACTATCAGAAATATGCAGATCGCTTCGCCAACGACGAGGATTTGACTTCAAGAGTCGCGATACTTGGACAAATCTTAGCCTTGACAGATGACCTTGGGTTGAATTACGAGGATCTGTTGCGTACTGTAATGGATTCTGAGGACGAAAAGCGAGGTATTCCCGGGACGGAGGATGAGCCACCAGCTACGGCAGCAGACATCCCACTTTCACGAACGGGTGCCTTGCTACTCATTGCCGCTCAAAACGTTAAACAAGAACTATATGCTTCAGCCAAGCAGGATGTGTCGTCATCAATTTCCATCTTCCCGGAACACGCAACCATACTAAGCAACTTTATCGGAAAGCTAGGACCTCAAACTGTCGGCATGGAGCCGGAGCCGTTACTTGACACGGTCCTTAGTTTTGGTCTGATTGCGCTTGAGAATAACAACGTGGGAGAGCCCAAAGATGACGAGTCGTTTGCCCAATATCTGCAGACGATCTCACTAATTTCGGCAAACTCGCCGTCGCCGAGTTTACGAGGCCATGCGCATTACCTCACAACCACCGTTTTGCGCTCTCATCCACATGATCTCGTTCGCTTGACATTCATCCGTGATACGCTGGAGCATTGTCCCTACGAGAACCTGAAAGCAAGTGCGGTGTCGTGGCTAAAAGGCGAGACTTTGGAAGCCAACGGCCCTCGGGTACAATCGGGAGATGACGAACATGAAGAAACAAACATATTCGCAACCCCGGTCGCAATTTCCACAGTTGCTCCCTTCCTATGGCCCGATCTGTCAAAGACTTATGCCGACAGCACCAACCTAGAAGATTCCTGGATGCAGTTCCGCCAAGAGTTGGGCTTCTATGTCGCAGCCCTCAACTTCTATTACCTGTTGCTTCAGGCTAAACATCTTCACCATACGCTGGGTATCAAGGATCTAGACAAGAACCACGGCATTCAGTCGCATTACTTGGATGTGCTGAAGCAGGTGGCATCGCGATTTCAGAAGGAGCTAGCTTCGGGTGGAGGTTCGCTTGTGGTCGAGGGCAAGGAGGCGCTAGAACAAGCCAAGGCTGATGTTGCGTTGCTGGAGAAGGTTATCGATTGGGTTGAGGGTGATATGAAGAAGATGTAA
- a CDS encoding LSM1, Small nuclear ribonucleoprotein (snRNP) protein, translated as MEEKEETNEPLDLVRLCIDEVVIVKLRGDRELKGRLHAYDSHCNLVLGDVEETIYMAEEEDDDQEPRVRTVKKQSEMLFVRGDSVVLIAPAEGTSQ; from the exons ATggaagaaaaagaagaaacCAACGAGCCTCTCGATCTTGTGCGCCTCTGCATTGACGAAGTTGTCATTGTGAAATTGCGCGGTGACCGTGAGCTAAAAGGAAGGCTCCAT GCATACGACTCGCATTGTAACCTCGTTCTTGGAGACGTTGAAGAAACGATATACATGGCCGAAGAGGAAGACGACGACCAGGAGCCCCGTGTACGGACAGTCAAGAAGCAGAGTGAGATGCTGTTTGTAAGAG GCGATTCAGTAGTCCTCATTGCACCGGCAGAAGGAACTTCGCAATAA